Part of the Pseudobdellovibrionaceae bacterium genome is shown below.
ACTCAATAAGGTTCTGGAAAACCCCTTTGACCAACAGCCTGACAAAAAAGACTATGCCGGGCCGCCTCAGCCCCATGAGGAAGTGACACAAACATTTTGTGGTACCTGAGGGCCACTCGGCTCACGCCTTGGTGCCTTTGGACGAGCTAAGTATGGGGTCGTGTTGTGTGATATAAGATTGACTGCCAAAACTGGGGTTGAATAGAAAAAAGGCCAGAATTAGAGCCTCAAAGGATCTCTTTGTTTGAAACGCAGGTCGAGCGAGTAAATTTCTATTTGAGGCAGTCGTAATTCTGGTTCGGGTAAGTCCCAGCTCTATAGGTTGAATTGCCATAAAGCGGCCATAAGACCTATGTTTTTGGCCTTGACGAAGCTCCATAATTCATCGACAATTATGGAGTATGGTCCGCAGGCTTCTAAGTCCCTCAAAAAACTCGAGTTTTTTTCTCTTCGGCGCAAGGGGGACGGGAAAATCCACCTTTATTGAACAGCAATGGTTGCCCACCTTGAAGTCAGGTCGCTGCCTCCAATATGACCTACTAGACGACGATGTAGAGGAGCGTCTGGCGAGATCTCCAAACAAGCTAGTGCAGGATATTGAGGCTTGTGACACTTTGCCAGAATGGGTCGTTATCGACGAAGTCCAAAAGGTGCCGCGGCTCCTTGATGTGGTTCAATCGGTGATTGTGAAAAAGAAAATTAAGTTTTTGTTGTCAGGATCTAGTGCTCGAAAGCTCAAAAAAGAAGGAGCCAACCTACTTGCCGGACGAGCTTTTGACTATCGCTTGTACCCATTTAGTTTTGTTGAGTTAGCTGACAGCTTTAATGCCGACCACACTTTGAATTTTGGGGCGCTTCCCTCCGTGTTTAACTTTAGTGATTCGAAAGAGAAATCGAAATACCTTGCTAGTTATGTGAGAAACTATGTGCGCCTTGAAGTACAAATGGAGCAATTACTGCGAAAGCTGGATCCCTTTCGGAGTTTCCTTGAAGTCGCCGCGCAAATGAACGGTAAAATGTTGAATTTCTCAAAAATTGCAAAAGGGGTCGGCGTCGACACGAAGACTGTTCAAAACTACTATTCAATACTCGAAGACACTTACCTGGGATTTGTTTTGCCGGCCTACCATACATCCGTGCGAAAAAGCCAACTTGTTACACCGCGCTTTTATTTTTTTGATATCGGAGTAAAAAGAACTCTAGATAATTCGATTCACTCACCTGTGGTCCAAGGTACCTCATTTTACGGTGAAACTTTCGAACACATGGTGGTTTTGGAGTTTTTGAAGCTCAATTCATACCTGGAGCGAGGTTACCGACTTTCCTTTTTTGCGACAAAAGAGGGTGCGGAGATGGACCTGCTTCTGAGCCGAGGGCGTGAACTTATTCTAATTGAGATTAAGTCCGCTGCTCGTATCGATGAAACCGAAGTCAAAAAAATGCTCCCTTTAATGCGCGAAACTAAAGCGAAAGCCTATTATCTATCTCAAGATCCAAATATTGAAAAAATCGATGGCGTCATGTGCATGCCATGGATGGAGGGGATTAAAAGGATCTTAGCTGTTTAGATGCTTCTGTCTTCTAACACGGAGTTCATTGGTTTCAATAGCTGCGGGCAACCATAACTGGTGTCAGGCCAGTGACGCGATATCAGCATTTACCCATATACAAATTAGTTGTTAGTTGTATTTAGAAATTTACTCGCTGAAATTGCCAAACCCTAGGTTGCCATGAGCTACTTCGGCCCGACTTATCTGATGCGGGACTTAACACTTTTGCTCTTGGTTTTTTATCATAGCAGCAGCTCTCAACTCTGCTGGCGGGAGCGTTCAGCTAGGGACTTCTGGGACACGGCATGCGAAGCTGTACAGCTGCAGCATGTGGCCGTCCTTCGTTTCAAACCCTAGTGCTCGTTAATATACGTCTCAAGTCCTTGAAATCTACCGATGGCCCTGAGGCTCGCCGACTCTCGTGCTCAAGAGGGCACTTTCTCCATTCTTAATTCAGCACCGCTTTATTTCACTGTCTCCCGAAGGCACCTTAGCATGTTGTGTGCTATTAGATTGACTGCCAAAACTAGGGCTGAATAGAAAAAAGGCCAGAATTAGAGCCTCAAAGAATCTCTTTGTTTGAAACGCAGGTCGAGCGAGTAAATTTCTATGCCAAGCGGGAGTATACCTATTCTGTCCGCGTGCTCTTGAGATCTTAAAAGGGTGCCGATAGTGTCGAGGGCATGTTTTTCAAATAAAAAGTAGCTGTGAGGCAAATGAAGATCATTCAGGTCTTTGCGGCCAGAAAAAAATTTTGTGGAGAATCCTTTTTGTTCTGCCAGCCGTAGTAACTAGTATCTAGGTTCGGCCCGAGGAGAATATTTTTATTGTAGCCAATTTCCTTCATGGATTTAGGGGTTATGTCGCTCTCACAAACACCGATTTGAATGTGTTTTTCATTGTAGTTTGAGAGGCTGGTGCGCTCTTTTTGAACTTGTTGCGCATCAAGAGCCTCGTAGGTTTTTTCAAAAATGACTTCGCTATAACGGTTGAAAATCGTTACGCGAGTAGGCAGGCCCAGTGGATTTCTTTCAATGTGAATGTAAAGGGAAACTTGGTCGCCCAGCAAAAAAAGAGAGCCTTTAATAGCGCCATTCGCATCGAAAATCACGAGGTCTCTTCGGTACTGTTCATTGCCCAAAGCATAGGTCATGACTTGTACGGTTTGCCCATTGAGTTGGTAGACAGGCGACCTTTGAAGGCAGCTGTCTTGGCAGCCCGCTTCTGTTTTAGATTTAGTGGTTGCCACAGAATTTAGATTCAAATCTTTATAGATATTATAAAGGGTCCGGCCATCCTCGGGCAGTTTATGGGTGTTTTCCATTGAGTTTTTTTGATTTTTACGAAAAATAAAATCATCAAAATCAGAGACATTTGCGAAGTATTTTGGCGCGGGGTAAAAATTTAGATAATCAACCGTTACAGGGGGTAGGTGGTAAGGTTTTAAGATAGCTATGCCAGCCTCTCGGTACAACTGGCCTCCAATGATGTAGTTTTCTCCGAATTGACTGGGAGACTGGCAAAAGAAAAGATTAGCTAAAGAATTTGTATTTTGGTCGGCCCACCTTGCGAAATCTTTTTTTTAGTTGTTTGTTTTCCGATCCGAAGATGATCTGTAGGGGAGAACTTAAGAGTTCATCGTTATCGTGGTTTTGATTTTCAAAAATCAAGCAGGATTCAAATAGTTCAGATGAGGGGTGGTTTAGGGCCTGCTCAAAGCCGTTTTTGTTAAGCAAACAAGTGTTTTGCTTGTAGATGTTTATGCATAGTTCTGTTTCGCCAATTTGACCTGGAGTAGTGTCATTTGGGCATTGATGGGTTTTCTGGTCGGGCTTACAGACTTGCTCCTTTCTTTCGATATCATAGTGGCACTCGCCGCGTGCGTAATTCTCGGGTTGAGTTGTGGCGCAGAGCTCTTTGTTGCACGCGGTAATCATGAGAGTAGTTAAAGTTAAGAGTGCACATTTGACTAGTTTCATTTCGTTCTCCAAATCAAATAATGGGAAGAGGCGATCTCCTCCCATTAAAAAGTTATTCGACAAGGGAGGTGGGGATCACGTTGCCTGCACGTAGGGCGACGCGATTGATTTCTTTAGCTCCCGCATTTTGATAGTGAACGGAGCCGTTTAAAAAACCTTGAGCCACTACGATGTTATTGTTGGTTTCAGTGTCATTCATTTCCACGTTGTAAACCTTGCCGTCATAGGCGATTTTTTCGATCGATTGGATGGCATCAAATTCACCGTCTTCACGAACAAGCGCTTCGCCGACTTTAAGGTCTTTGGCTTTTCGCATAACTCCTTCTGAATCCACAAGAGGGTGGTTTAGAGTTACTTTTAGTTCGCCGCCGGTGAGAGTCGTGATTCTTAAAATGTGCTGTTCATATTCTTTAATATCCACAGTGTAGGACTTCAGCTGAGACACTTGGTAATCCAAGTTATCAAGACTGGCTACTGGGCTAAGTGTGACGATATCTTGTCTGCTTGATTGCTGGGCTTGACGAATGGCATGGGGCCCATCAGAAAATAAGATCATTTGGTCGGGGGTGTAGCAGCCAGCCGCACAGAATCCTAAAAATCCATATTTTTGCGCATCAGTACATGGCGCATCTTCTGTCACTGGTGCTTGCCAGACTTTGGTGACTTTGCCATTTTCATCCACTTCGCCAAAAACGGGGTAGCCTTCAAGGTGGTTTCCACTTTGGGCATCGATAAGTATCGCCGCTTTATCTGGCATTGAGCCCCGTAGATAAGGGTAACATTTAAAGGCCCATTTCACTCGCTCACGCGCAGTGGGTTGGTCCAAAGTATCCGCATTTTTTACATCTTGGCAGCGACCGCTAGTTGTGGCTCCCGCAAAAGCTAGGTTATGGCCTATTGCCAAACTGAGCACCACGCCTATCATTTTTGTTTTTGTCATCTCATCCTCCGGTTCATTTGGATTTATTCAACTTAAAAATCTGAACAATTGTTTCACTGGGGCCTATGAGCAAGGTCCGGTCCAGTTTTCGTGTGGGGGCCAGAGAAGCGGTTAAGTCTTTATAAAGGCAAAGGGATTTGAAAATGTCCGTATTTGGTCCGGGGTATGAATCTCGGACGATTTCCGGTGTTTTAGAAATTTAATTCCCAAAAATTAGAACGGGGCCAACCGCCTATGTGTCCGGTACGGACCTTTGAATGAACGACCCGACACATGGGTGGCAGGATTCGAACCTACGACCCTCGGGTCCCAAACCAGATGAGCAGAGATATTTAATGTTCATTTTTTTCTGTATTATGTAATTTCAATGGGTTAAAAGACATTAACCATCAAAAAGTAATAGTTTTTGTAAGTTATCTTGAAAAACATTAGATTTAATATACACTTATATAATTTCAATTACTTACAGGATATTAACTTCTAAAAAGGTAGTATTTTTGTGAATCCAGTTCGCATTCGCTTCAGTAAAAGTAGAATTGATAAAGCTGGCGAAATATTGAAAAGTAAAAAAGAGATAAACAAACAAAGTTTAAATGAATCTTTTGAAGTGCTATCTAATTGGCGGGCTTACCATGTCGCCTCATTAGAAGCCTCGGCAAAAATATTGCGTGCAAGGGCAAAAAAAATCAGTAAGCATGGTAATGCTATTGTTGCACAGAGATTAAAACGGACACCCTCAATTTTACTCAAATTAAAAACACATAAGTCGATGAGACTATCTGCCATGCAGGATATAGGTGGTTTAAGAGTAGTCTTCGATACAATAGCTGAAGTTTATGAATTGGTGGAGTTATATAGGTTTTCAAAAACAAGACAGACTTTGTTTTCGATGAATGATTATATAGAGAGGCCCAAGGATGATGGATATAGAAGTGTGCATCTTGTTTACAAAATGGATAAGTCACCAAGCTTGTTTTTAGAAATACAAGTTCGTTCACATCTCCAACATATATGGGCAACAGGGGTAGAAGTATTTGGTACACTACAAAGTACTTCTTTTAAATCGGGGTATGGTGATAAGAAATGGTTGGAGCTTTTCGCTCTGCTTAGCTCTGTTTTTGCCATCAAAGAGGGTACACCTGTGCTTAAAAAACATAAGAGCTTTTCAAAGGCTAAGCTTTTAAAGCAAACAAAAGAACTGATTCAAAAACTTAGGGCTATCGAGCAATTAAATATATACACAGAAATATATACCGCTGAGGAATTGAGAGTCACAAAAGGTCGACGAGGCAATTATGGCTTGGTATTGCTGGATTCAATAGAAAATAAAACTACAGTAACAACCTTCGCAGCAAATGAGATTGAGGCAGCAGAGGCAGCGTATTTAGAGTTAGAGAAGAAATACTATAAGAATAAAGATATGAATGTTGTTCTTGTAAATGCAGGTGATATTAAGAAACTTGAGATTAGTTACCCTAATTACTTCATGGATACCAAAACGTTAGTGAGAAACTTGTCGTTGATTATGGTTGATGGTTTTCTTTAACGACGGCGGTCGTAAAACCGAGTAGCCAGGGCGCGAAGCCCCAGCCCTCACCGAACCGGACGTGCACGTTGAATGCATCCGGCTCTTTCAACTTAAAACAAGTGTATTTGGACTTGTTTCTGGCGAACTAAATCTGGAATGACTCTAACAGGGCGAAATCCGATCTTCAAACTTCGCAATAGTGGCCATAGCCTGCGCCAAGCCACTGGACGTCGTTGCTGGCGGTACTTGCGTCTGAGGTATCGCACCAAAGCTTTGTGAACAGACCTGACCTCGCGGTAAAATACCCGATTGGCATTGCTGTACCTAAAGTAGTTGGCCCAGCCCAGCCATATCTCCTTTGCTAGCTTGCGAGCCTGCTCCAGAGTGTGGTGGGGCAAAAGCTTTTCCCTCAAGGCCTGATGCAGTTGCTTACGGGCTTTCTCCGAGGGCTGTCTGGCCACCCAAAAACGCTTGGGGTTGTCACGGAATGCTCTTAAGTGGAACTTAAACCCAAGGAAGGTAAATTTGGCGTCATGGTTTCGGCTGCGGTTTTTCATGTTCACCCTGGTGGTCTTTGATCCCTTAAGGGTGAGCTTTACTTCCCGCATCCAGTAGTTGAGCCACTTACTAGCAAGGTCCAGATCCCTCTTTGTTCTGGCCGCGATGACGAAGTCATCAGCGAAGCGAAAAAGATGTATATCCAGTCCTTGCGCTTTCACATCCTCGACTTTCTTATCCAATCCATAGTGGAGGTAAATATTGGCCAGCAGGGGCGACAGGGGGCCACCTTGTGGTGTCCCTTCTGGTGTCGGCTGCCAGGGTTTATTGACCTCTTTAAATCCTGTTTTGAGGATTTGGTGGATAAGATGGAGGATTCTTGGATCGACGATTTGCTCTTTGAGCATGCCAATGAGCTTTTTGTGTGAGACGCGGTCAAAGAAAGACTCAATGTCCGCATCTAGCACGTGGCGATACTTGAAGACCGTGTTTGCCACATCTGCGGCGCAGTCTACGGCTCGTCTATTCGGTCGGAACCCATAGGAGCAAGGCAGGAACTCTTGCTCATAGATAGGCTCTAGTAAAATGAGAAGAGCTGTCTGCACCACCCGGTCTTCGATGTTAGGTATTCCCAAGGGACGCTCTCTGCCATCCGCTTTAGGGATGTAGACTCTGCGGACCGGACCTGGTTGATAGGTCTTCATTTTAAGCTGTTTGGAAAGCTTCGTGGCGTAGGACCATTCCTTACCTTTAAGTTCTTCCACACCCAGACCATCGAGACCGGCAGAGCCG
Proteins encoded:
- a CDS encoding ATP-binding protein; the protein is MVRRLLSPSKNSSFFLFGARGTGKSTFIEQQWLPTLKSGRCLQYDLLDDDVEERLARSPNKLVQDIEACDTLPEWVVIDEVQKVPRLLDVVQSVIVKKKIKFLLSGSSARKLKKEGANLLAGRAFDYRLYPFSFVELADSFNADHTLNFGALPSVFNFSDSKEKSKYLASYVRNYVRLEVQMEQLLRKLDPFRSFLEVAAQMNGKMLNFSKIAKGVGVDTKTVQNYYSILEDTYLGFVLPAYHTSVRKSQLVTPRFYFFDIGVKRTLDNSIHSPVVQGTSFYGETFEHMVVLEFLKLNSYLERGYRLSFFATKEGAEMDLLLSRGRELILIEIKSAARIDETEVKKMLPLMRETKAKAYYLSQDPNIEKIDGVMCMPWMEGIKRILAV
- a CDS encoding RelA/SpoT domain-containing protein — its product is MNPVRIRFSKSRIDKAGEILKSKKEINKQSLNESFEVLSNWRAYHVASLEASAKILRARAKKISKHGNAIVAQRLKRTPSILLKLKTHKSMRLSAMQDIGGLRVVFDTIAEVYELVELYRFSKTRQTLFSMNDYIERPKDDGYRSVHLVYKMDKSPSLFLEIQVRSHLQHIWATGVEVFGTLQSTSFKSGYGDKKWLELFALLSSVFAIKEGTPVLKKHKSFSKAKLLKQTKELIQKLRAIEQLNIYTEIYTAEELRVTKGRRGNYGLVLLDSIENKTTVTTFAANEIEAAEAAYLELEKKYYKNKDMNVVLVNAGDIKKLEISYPNYFMDTKTLVRNLSLIMVDGFL
- the ltrA gene encoding group II intron reverse transcriptase/maturase; protein product: MNTNTARAKKRKSLHPQTIRVQHRLATQTKQGRKHWDLFRWLCDPFLLCDAIQRVIDNSGSAGLDGLGVEELKGKEWSYATKLSKQLKMKTYQPGPVRRVYIPKADGRERPLGIPNIEDRVVQTALLILLEPIYEQEFLPCSYGFRPNRRAVDCAADVANTVFKYRHVLDADIESFFDRVSHKKLIGMLKEQIVDPRILHLIHQILKTGFKEVNKPWQPTPEGTPQGGPLSPLLANIYLHYGLDKKVEDVKAQGLDIHLFRFADDFVIAARTKRDLDLASKWLNYWMREVKLTLKGSKTTRVNMKNRSRNHDAKFTFLGFKFHLRAFRDNPKRFWVARQPSEKARKQLHQALREKLLPHHTLEQARKLAKEIWLGWANYFRYSNANRVFYREVRSVHKALVRYLRRKYRQQRRPVAWRRLWPLLRSLKIGFRPVRVIPDLVRQKQVQIHLF